One Brachionichthys hirsutus isolate HB-005 unplaced genomic scaffold, CSIRO-AGI_Bhir_v1 contig_847, whole genome shotgun sequence DNA segment encodes these proteins:
- the LOC137914068 gene encoding myocardin-related transcription factor B-like — translation MGLQTWRPSSSRLSSMACLDVETPAICMGKFKSVLQLRLQQRRTREQLIEQGIMPPLKTPVAFHEQIRNLERARTGNFLKHKLCSRPHRSELVRMHILEETQAEQSLQATQMKLKRARLTDDLNEKIAQRPGPMELVEKNILPVDEAVHGPTGDKVIYSKPPDMYSFEEDSSDALSPEQPPSSTSVSPSESGGTEAVVTSSNSNTPMQQAPPPNSQSAPDSISLSVTSEQLSNQQASQPQAITYVAPKIAPILVKQSLPKLSSDKSRSKRSKEPKPRVKKLKYHQYIPPDQKLELNEVQMDSAYARLLQQQQQFLQLQILSQQQYNYQAVVPSTIKPTTEVQTSCSSAVKSENSASNPVHPRRSQTNRKPDHLPAKLDEMKVAELKMELKLRSLPVSGTKTDLIERLKLYLESSNTLTSIGTTVVTAALQSESKKITPPASPIASKVSTLGLADSIMADGTAKLSNTVFLPVNATQRVEDCSETRSNEKNSEKDKRLHEKERQIEELIRKLEQEQRLVEELKIQLEVEKMSQQGNSPPHLSPLPPVQVKEENRTPSNCSASCSSPDVRAMVKQEKVEDQCHLLPNNEFTKSLQTVKMSETLQPVQAGAQILLQASPPAAAATIPLPASGIKLHTAASSADESLVQTAGQVPQTIESTAALQCSSQPLTRMWRMESTAQSLLGTVTAGECHVGASSDQAGPKTPTNESLHTTQQTFSEQPKFTSHVPKCKDPPRYEDAIKETRSMPVAVQTPTAASQQMDDLFDVLIESGEISPLIRQNPPSQDKALSVTASVTILPISMVLSHPPPLVQVAQLPPAQINPSASLAALTSDTRLKTLLDGILNTQTEPQTLKLMEEHSPIVTMEVDAVENTPPSYLNLHSANIDNMDWLDLNLSVQAGGVNSLDMSTPVGVFSSDFLDSSELHLNWD, via the exons ATGGGACTCCAGACCTGGAGGCCAAGCTCATCACGACTGTCCTCTATGGCCTGCCTCGATGTGGAAACCCCGGCCATCTGCATGGGTAAATTCAAATCAG TCCTGCAGCTccgtctgcagcagaggagaactCGGGAGCAGCTCATAGAGCAAGGCATCATGCCAC CTCTGAAAACACCTGTTGCGTTTCATGAGCAGATTCGCAACCTAGAGAGAGCCAGG actgggAACTTCTTAAAGCACAAACTCTGCAGCAGACCACATCGCTCTGAGCTTGTCCGTATGCACATATTAGAAG AGACGCAGGCTGAACAGTCCCTGCAGGCCACGCAGATGAAGCTGAAGCGAGCTCGACTGACCGATGACCTCAATGAGAAGATCGCCCAGCGGCCTGGACCCATGGAGCTGGTGGAGAAAAACATCCTGCCTGTTGATGAGGCCGTCCATG GCCCCACAGGTGATAAGGTAATCTACTCTAAGCCACCAGATATGTACAGCTTTGAGGAGGACAGCAGCGATGCCTTATCACCAGAACAGCCTCCCAGCTCTACGTCTGTCTCACCGAGTGAGTCTGGAGGGACCGAGGCCGTCGTGACTTCCTCCAACTCAAACACTCCCATGCAG CAGGCCCCGCCACCTAACTCTCAGTCCGCCCCTGATTCCATAAGCCTTAGCGTCACCAGTGAGCAACTAAGCAATCAACAAGCATCTCAACCTCAGGCAATCACTTACGTTGCTCCCAAAATTGCACCGATTCTTGTGAAG CAAAGCCTGCCCAAGCTGTCCAGCGATAAAAGCCGCAGCAAAAGGAGCAAAGAGCCCAAACCACGGGTGAAAAAGTTAAAGTACCATCAGTACATCCCCCCGGACCAGAAGCTGGAGCTCAATGAAGTGCAGATGGACTCGGCTTATGCTCGCctcttgcagcagcagcagcaattcCTGCAGCTCCAAATCTTAAGTCAGCAGCAGTACAACTACCAGGCTGTGGTGCCTTCCACAATCAA ACCGACAACTGAGGTGCAAACCAGCTGTTCCAGTGCTGTGAAAAGTGAAAACTCTGCATCTAACCCTGTGCACCCCCGGCGCAGTCAGACAAACCGCAAGCCGGATCATCTACCAGCTAAACTGGATGAGATGAAG GTTGCTGAGCTAAAAATGGAACTAAAACTCAGATCTTTGCCAGTTTCTGGAACGAAGACAGACCTAATCGAGAGGCTAAAGTTGTATCTGGAGAGCTCTAATACCCTGACTTCCATTGGGACAACAGTTGTCACAGCAGCTCTGCAgtcagaaagcaaaaaaataaccCCGCCTGCGTCCCCTATCGCGTCAAAGGTGTCTACTCTGGGCTTAGCGGACAGCATTATGGCAGACGGCACCGCCAAGCTTTCAAATACTGTGTTTCTGCCTGTGAACGCCACACAAAGAGTGGAGGATTGTTCAGAAACGAGGTCCAACGAGAAGAACTCTGAGAAGGACAAGCGCCTCCACGAGAAGGAGCGTCAGATTGAGGAGCTGATCAGGaaactggagcaggagcagaggttggtggaggagctgaagatcCAGCTGGAAGTTGAGAAGATGAGTCAGCAGGGCAATTCACCACCTCACCTCagccctcttcctcctgtccaggtcaaagaagaaaacagaaccCCTTCAAACTGCTCAGCATCCTGTAGTTCTCCTGATGTTAGAGCGATGGTCAAACAGGAGAAGGTTGAGGATCAGTGCCACCTACTTCCTAACAATGAGTTCACCAAAAGCCTCCAGACTGTGAAGATGTCTGAAACTCTGCAGCCTGTCCAGGCTGGAGCTCAGATCCTCCTTCAAGCAtcccctccagctgcagcagcaactatTCCACTCCCTGCCAGTGGCATTAAATTACACACTGCTGCTAGCAGCGCAGACGAAAGCCTCGTCCAGACTGCTGGACAGGTGCCACAGACAATAGAGTCCACCGCAGCACTGCAATGCAGCAGTCAGCCACTGACAAGG ATGTggaggatggagagcacagcgcAAAGTTTGCTCGGCACAGTTACAGCAGGTGAATGTCATGTGGGAGCCTCCTCTGACCAAGCCGGCCCTAAAACGCCTACAAATGAG TCTCTCCATACCACCCAGCAAACGTTCTCGGAGCAGCCAAAATTTACAAGCCACGTGCCAAAGTGTAAAGACCCACCCCGCTATGAGGATGCAATCAAAGAGACACGCAGCATGCCAGTAGCTGTTCAG ACTCCAACTGCAGCTAGCCAGCAGATGGACGACCTTTTTGACGTGTTAATCGAGAGCGGTG AGATCTCCCCGTTGATCCGTCAGAATCCTCCCAGCCAGGACAAGGCTCTCTCAGTGACGGCCAGCGTAACCATCCTTCCCATCAGCATGGTCTTATCTCACCCTCCACCTTTGGTCCAAGTGGCCCAGCTGCCTCCCGCCCAAATCAACCCGTCTGCCAGCTTGGCAGCCCTGACCTCTGATACGCGACTTAAAACCCTCCTGGATGGCATCCTGAACACTCAGACTGAGCCACAGACGCTAAAGCTCATGGAAGAGCATTCGCCAATAGTTACCATGGAAGTGGACGCTGTTGAAAACACACCACCCTCATATTTGAACCTGCACAGTGCCAACATAGACAATATGGACTGGTTGGACCTCAACCTTTCTGTGCAAGCAGGGGGGGTCAATTCATTAGACATGTCAACGCCAGTGGGCGTCTTTTCTTCCGACTTCCTGGACTCCAGTGAACTACACTTGAACTGGGACTGA